Proteins from a genomic interval of Centroberyx gerrardi isolate f3 chromosome 23, fCenGer3.hap1.cur.20231027, whole genome shotgun sequence:
- the ecsit gene encoding evolutionarily conserved signaling intermediate in Toll pathway, mitochondrial, producing the protein MNCARCLSRLQSFGVLGPSAKSAAQYAALLQSASSQPPVLSNTHSQVLRRFHGSPACPKSRRPVPSDFVEAKKDKSLVAHDDLFERVAKEAKTKATFSKVVDVFNKRDVRRRGHVEFIYAALKKMAEFGVERDLVVYNKLLDVFPKEIFVPRNFIQRMFNHYPRQQECGVQVLEQMENYGIMPNVETKVLLVQIFGEKSHPMRKYQRLMYWFPKFKHINPFPVPLQLPEDPVDLARLSLTRIAGDRDAKVTVYQMPCTDITETGEEITLPHIVGIQSPDQIELLARHNTSRPVFVEGPFPLWLRKTCVYYYILRAEPVPLDEKVEEPYDPERCFDFPLQLNLDLQRDLGDDESFDMEDVDEGPVFAMCMTSQGDQATLNQWISGLQQANPVLGRVPTLFRLDAGPRELQRAADTEPGRGHRPDPETDARAGEEEPRCEPEPDIVVEEEPRRSQGMKH; encoded by the exons ATGAACTGTGCTCGCTGCCTGTCGCGGCTGCAGAGTTTCGGCGTCCTGGGCCCGTCAGCCAAGTCTGCCGCCCAGTATGCTGCCTTGCTCCAGTCAGCCTCCAGTCAGCCTCCAGTTCTGTCTAACACCCACAGCCAG GTGCTGAGGCGTTTCCACGGCAGCCCAGCCTGTCCCAAGAGTCGGCGGCCCGTGCCCTCAGACTTTGTTGAGGCCAAAAAGGACAAGTCGCTGGTCGCCCACGATGACCTGTTTGAGCGAGTGGCCAAGGAGGCCAAGACCAAGGCCACGTTCAGCAAGGTGGTGGACGTGTTCAACAAGAGGGACGTGAGGCGCCGGGGACACGTCGAGTTTATTTACGCCGCCCTGAAGAAGATGGCGGAGTTCGGCGTGGAGCGGGACCTCGTCGTCTACAACAAGCTGCTGGACGTTTTCCCCAAAGAGATTTTCGTGCCCAGGAACTTTATCCAGCGCATGTTCAACCACTATCCCCGACAGCAGGAGTGCGGAGTGCAAGTGCTGGAGCAGATGGAGaactatg gtATCATGCCCAACGTGGAGACCaaggtcctcctggtccagatCTTCGGGGAGAAGAGCCACCCCATGAGGAAGTACCAGCGCCTCATGTATTGGTTCCCCAAGTTCAAACACATAAACCCGTTCCCCGTCCCCCTGCAGCTGCCCGAGGACCCGGTGGACCTGGCTCGACTCAGCCTGACCCGCATCGCTGGCGACCGGGACGCCAAAGTCACCGTCTACCAG ATGCCCTGTACAGACATCACAGAGACCGGAGAGGAGATTACACTTCCACACATTGTAG gTATCCAAAGCCCCGACCAGATAGAGCTGCTGGCCAGGCACAACACCAGCAGGCCGGTGTTCGTGGAGGGACCCTTCCCTCTGTGGCTGAGGAAGACCTGTGTCTACTACTACATCCTCAGAGCCGAGCCCGTGCCCCTCGACGAGAAg gtagAGGAGCCCTATGATCCAGAGAGGTGCTTCGACTTCCCTCTGCAGCTGAACTTGGATTTGCAGCGCGACCTTGGGGATGACGAGAGCTTCGATATGGAAGATG TGGACGAGGGTCCAGTCTTTGCCATGTGCATGACCAGCCAGGGAGACCAGGCCACCCTCAACCAGTGGATCTCCGGCCTCCAGCAGGCCAACCCCGTCCTGGGCCGGGTCCCCACCCTCTTCCGCCTGGACGCCGGCCCTCGGGAGCTGCAGCGGGCGGCCGACACGGAACCGGGCCGCGGCCACCGGCCCGACCCAGAGACCGACGCCCGGGCCGGGGAAGAAGAACCGCGGTGCGAACCAGAACCTGATATTGTCGTGGAAGAAGAGCCGCGGAGAAGCCAGGGGATGAAGCACTGA
- the LOC144543546 gene encoding uncharacterized protein LOC144543546 has protein sequence MAVSSSASSLSAPSLDPELTEEERMAKKREYWRVKKREQRAARAARLKQAPQPDPDPALSTDSQATTLLAVASMKKLLEESLSTVTECKNEPTGAKTDHLPCKPEVEDGLADEGPEQEMKPNVPQLSLGDEEEVPIAADLTLQIKSWQADANALVTARSPSPHVKNSPQITTLTLPLLPSSDEAVLHPASEHSSQTPSYLCTSLEASDGSTPSSPRRAQRLRTKKVGHQHCCSPEPPKLHHLPLDHQHPQQQHCEQQCPPQQQGQKNNSPSAQQQQQHVVAEQSGMSSLQKKREYWKLMKRQQRARSKARQKERQGEYRRFSPKNIQAPSLVIINSVKGVSPPIKPALQPKPSTATLTAVTSIPTVLVVSPTTSSAGQSPDTLQVKPPISSVSCSPSRAQSEMHVGPSQTSRSLSPVSDPAGADAAAPSLGNGMDGRLLLVENQQQATPGSSPDQPRVRKWTLEVPESTDVDSAPSLPTLKPPDNPLSSINLQPIEPLGQSPNCTSTRNPVKIPCVPPRSPQHMLPAPGKLAPISTMVPPKPIPGESEEDFLKRKREYWRVKKKEQRARKAIRDRELTQRRASNNWRPILPAQGLETQDSGQWVNSSEESEQLMSTSSDTDLGYFPYSSYTAPIEDESEVLFEDYDDTNGEDGPVSDAVWRNRYLMDYDPLNQLLVCMVCGELQYSHSLEGARAHIDEAHPDTLSLEAGERRRILEAWDEQVSQRERFFTSQLQQHGGALAGTVEIY, from the exons ATGGCCGTTTCAAGTAGTGCATCGTCACTATCGGCGCCCTCTCTGGATCCAGAGTTgaccgaggaggagaggatggcaaAGAAGAGGGAGTACTGGAGGGTTAAGAAACGAGAGCAGCGAGCAGCTCGTGCTGCTAGGCTGAAGCAGG CACCTCAGCCAGATCCTGACCCAGCTCTGAGTACAGACAGCCAAGCTACCACTCTCTTAGCCGTGGCCTCTATGAAAAAACTCCTGGAGGAATCGCTCAGCACAGTGACTGAGTGTAAAAATGAACCGACTGGTGCTAAAACAGATCATCTGCCCTGTAAACCTGAAGTGGAGGATGGTCTAGCAGACGAGGGCCCAGAGCAAGAGATGAAGCCAAACGTACCTCAGCTCTCCCtcggagatgaagaggaggtgccCATTGCTGCTGACCTTACATTACAGATCAAAAGCTGGCAGGCAGATGCTAATGCCTTGGTAACAGCTCGTTCACCGAGCCCTCATGTCAAGAACTCGCCCCAGATTACCACATTAACACTCCCACTTCTGCCCTCCTCTGATGAGGCAGTCCTGCACCCCGCCTCTGAACATTCATCTCAAACCCCTTCATACTTGTGCACCTCCCTGGAAGCCTCAGACGGCTCAACCCCATCATCCCCACGCAGAGCCCAGAGGCTTCGCACCAAAAAGGTGGGCCATCAACACTGCTGCTCCCCAGAGCCGCCAAAGCTGCATCACCTACCCTTGGATCACCAGCATCCACAGCAACAACACTGTGAACAACAGTGTCCACCACAACAGCAAGGCCAAAAGAACAACTCACCATCagcacaacagcaacagcagcacgTGGTGGCAGAGCAGAGCGGCATGAGCAGCCTGCAGAAGAAGAGGGAGTACTGGAAGCTGATgaagaggcagcagagggcCAGGTCAAAGgccaggcagaaagagagacagggagaataCAGGCGATTTTCCCCGAAAAACATTCAG GCTCCAAGTCTCGTTATTATCAACAGTGTCAAGGGTGTGAGTCCACCAATAAAACCAGCCCTCCAGCCCAAGCCTTCCACTGCTACTCTGACAGCAGTGACTAGCATCCCTACTGTCCTGGTCGTCAGCCCTACTACATCTAGTGCTGGACAATCACCCGACACACTCCAGGTCAAACCACCCATCAGCAGCGTCTCCTGTTCACCCAGCAGGGCGCAGAGTGAAATGCATGTTGGGCCTTCGCAGACGTCTCGTAGCCTGAGTCCTGTGTCTGACCCTGCAGGAGCTGACGCCGCCGCTCCGTCGCTGGGCAACGGGATGGACGGCAGGCTGCTGTTAGTGGAGAATCAGCAACAAGCCACGCCAGGTTCAAGCCCTGATCAGCCCAGAGTTCGAAAGTGGACGCTCGAGGTGCCAGAAAGCACAGATGTAGActcagccccctccctccctactcTGAAACCCCCAGACAACCCGCTGTCCAGCATCAACCTGCAACCCATCGAACCCCTCGGTCAAAGTCCAAATTGCACATCCACCCGCAATCCCGTAAAAATCCCTTGCGTTCCGCCTCGGAGCCCCCAGCATATGCTCCCGGCTCCCGGCAAGCTGGCGCCTATAAGCACCATGGTTCCTCCAAAGCCCATCCCAGGAGAGTCTGAGGAGGACTttctgaagaggaagagggagtaCTGGAGGGTAAAAAAGAAGGAGCAGAGAGCCAGGAAGGCCATTCGGGACAGGGAGCTCACCCAAAGGAGAGCCTCCAACAACTGGAGGCCCATCCTGCCTGCACAGGGCCTGGAGACACAG GATTCTGGTCAGTGGGTAAACTCCTCGGAGGAATCTGAACAGCTCATGAG CACTTCCTCAGACACGGACCTGGGGTACTTTCCATACTCAAGTTACACAGCACCAATAGAAG ATGAATCGGAGGTCCTGTTCGAGGACTACGACGACACTAACGGTGAGGACGGTCCCGTGTCGGACGCCGTGTGGAGGAACCGCTACCTCATGGACTACGACCCGCTGAACCAGCTGCTGGTGTGCATGGTGTGCGGGGAGCTGCAGTACTCCCACAGCCTGGAGGGAGCGCGGGCCCACATCGACGAGGCCCACCCGGACACGCTGAGCCTGGAGGCCGGGGAGCGCCGGCGCATCCTGGAGGCCTGGGACGAGCAGGTGTCCCAGCGGGAGCGCTTCTTCACcagccagctgcagcagcacgGCGGGGCCCTGGCAGGTACGGTGGAGATATACTGA